One Zeugodacus cucurbitae isolate PBARC_wt_2022May chromosome 3, idZeuCucr1.2, whole genome shotgun sequence genomic region harbors:
- the LOC105216401 gene encoding probable RNA-binding protein EIF1AD, with amino-acid sequence MSRVVRRKHVLKEMMEDDFDLPTEQQQIVRVVSSRGNNLHEVETSEANAENFLASMPNKFRKNVWVKRGDYVLVEPIEEGDKVKAEICKILTPEHIKEYTKAGVWPKAFGKKREHEQVEANSDEEESDGDDLLMKNPNRPAQTQEESDSDSDADDDDGEENSSDED; translated from the coding sequence ATGTCTCGCGTAGTACGTCGCAAACATGTGCTTAAGGAAATGATGGAAGATGATTTCGACTTGCCCACCGAGCAACAACAGATTGTACGTGTGGTCAGCAGTCGTGGCAATAATCTGCACGAAGTAGAAACATCGGAGGCAAATGCTGAAAATTTCCTGGCATCTATGCCCAATAAGTTTCGTAAAAATGTTTGGGTTAAACGTGGTGATTATGTGCTCGTGGAACCCATCGAAGAGGGTGACAAAGTGAAGGCAGAGATTTGTAAAATCCTTACACCAGAACACATCAAGGAATACACCAAAGCGGGTGTGTGGCCAAAGGCGTTTGGTAAGAAACGTGAACACGAGCAAGTGGAAGCGAATAGCGACGAAGAAGAGTCGGACGGTGATGACTTGTTGATGAAAAATCCGAATAGGCCAGCACAAACGCAGGAAGAGAGTGATAGTGATAGCGAtgcagatgatgatgatggtgaggAAAACTCAAGTGATGAGGATTAA
- the LOC105216400 gene encoding centrosomal protein of 97 kDa: MSEEENDKVTLDLSRKQLKKVPKQEDAQNVRILKLDENELQKIDNIDSYLKIEVLSLSKNQLLRMYGVCRLHCLRELNLSFNGILSIEGLKDCIHLRHLNLEGNNIKTIEHLNNNIKLEYLNLAENSIGSISDISFLKNLKELYLQGNRLTHLRQCDKYLPVSLEVLTLAKNSINDLNEICTLSNLSNLHSLTLNENPCVVMTGSTDGFDHRPFVLNWCMSLKVIDGFVVDPIESLKAEWLYSQGRGRQFRIGEQATLAKYLSSVCPLIGKALENENERKLRLILSKAQQHQRQLQEEISENSNASSNNSPSSCRRKTSSRIQSPRFSRLSGRQGSPDSMVNSYHGNTSSETITNNVNHTAPMTTSLIENIKHDSLLMSQSCDGTTTGGGGSNINTRANNSQESTPRTITPNPYNDQNYTNMPVNVGGPLAAASKMVPVPETLMSPDVCPAAVAQRVTVNAINTQMQNSKTHKNKDNKLNSPKMRSPHLRRNTERYSPNMSPRRGSSASNLALQHNNVSNLNRAVAAHAQTQVDNQMKSRLTGNSMHVVALDTGSGGLSSDDDSDHINIDKLKTIRNKAAQRTQQQQQKEASVQHAENHATESSAVVIQKIWRGYRTRKKTKYIAEKLLKIRTHEYIDKLTKDMELTKAQLENERKIQQLQMQAINALWKKVSTMQGGATVSSATTSLGDSTATAAADSSNVSVSTECGRTLALDNSSTAAVHDLAKTCTMLTNQVQQLQGSMRDILNCLTLFCNLPQENVKKLLSAGVADALATNEKRDCAATQTEIVAVHTPQIENQSNFPFSKIRPSTLPLDKQKCGVGGAGQQQSVSTGVGCYLQHEQIAEDSEPAEQFNESGIQSEDVCSVAELGDTCGEKSDGGKE, translated from the exons ATGA GCGAAGAGGAGAACGATAAAGTCACTTTGGATCTCTCGCGTAAGCAATTGAAGAAAGTGCCAAAGCAAGAAGATGCACAAAACGTGCGTATACTCAAACTAGATGAGAATGAACTGCAGAAGATCGACAATATCGACTCTTATTTGAAAATTGAAGTT CTTTCCCTGAGTAAAAACCAGCTGCTACGCATGTATGGCGTCTGTCGTTTGCATTGTCTGCGCGAATTAAATCTCTCATTCAATGGCATACTCTCGATTGAAGGACTAAAAGATTGCATACATTTGCGGCATTTGAATTTGGAGGGCAATAACATTAAAACTATTGagcatttaaataataatattaaattagaatatttaaatttggctGAGAATAGTATAGGCAGTATATCGGATATATCgtttttgaagaatttaaaG GAATTATATCTGCAAGGCAACCGCTTAACGCATCTCCGACAATGTGATAAATATTTACCCGTATCCTTGGAAGTTTTAACATTAGCAAAGAATTCTATTAACGATTTAAATGAGATCTGCACGCTCTCCAATTTATCAAATTTACATAGTCTGACGTTGAATGAGAATCCATGTGTCGTGATGACCGGCAGTACAGA tggCTTCGATCATCGTCCTTTCGTGTTGAATTGGTGTATGAGCTTAAAAGTGATTGATGGTTTTGTGGTCGATCCCATAGAGAG CCTCAAAGCAGAATGGCTTTATAGTCAGGGGCGTGGTCGACAATTTCGCATCGGTGAACAGGCTACTTTAGCCAAGTACTTAAGTTCTGTCTGTCCACTTATTGGCAAGGCTTTAGAGAACGAGAATGAACGCAAGCTACGTCTGATACTCAGCAAAGCACAACAGCATCAAAGACAATTGCAAGAAGAAATATCGGAAAATTCAAATGCGTCCAGCAACAATTCACCTTCTTCGTGTCGGCGAAAGACGAGCAGTCGCATACAATCGCCAAGAT tttCGCGTTTAAGTGGGCGTCAAGGCTCACCTGACTCAATGGTGAATAGCTATCATGGCAATACTTCAAGTGAAACga TTACGAACAATGTAAATCACACCGCACCGATGACCACCTCTTTGATAGAGAATATCAAACATGATTCGCTGCTAATGTCACAAAGCTGTGATGGCACAACAACCGGCGGCGGTGGCAGTAACATAAATACACGCGCGAATAATTCGCAGGAATCTACGCCACGCACGATAACACCAAATCCTTATAATG ATCAAAATTACACAAATATGCCCGTGAACGTGGGTGGTCCCTTGGCCGCGGCCTCCAAAATGGTGCCTGTGCCAGAGACGCTTATGAGTCCGGACGTTTGTCCCGCCGCTGTGGCGCAACGCGTCACCGTCAACGCCATCAATACGCAAATGCAAAAttcgaaaacacacaaaaacaaag ATAATAAACTCAATTCACCGAAGATGCGTAGTCCACACTTGAGACGCAATACGGAACGCTATAGTCCCAATATGAGTCCGCGGCGCGGCAGTAGCGCTTCAAATTTGGCGCTGCAACATAATAACGTATCGAATTTGAATCGCGCAGTGGCGGCGCATGCGCAAACGCAAGTGGATAATCAAATGAAATCGCGTTTAACGGGCAATTCGATGCATGTGGTGGCGCTGGATACCGGTTCGGGCGGCTTGAGTTCGGATGATGATAGCGatcatataaatattgataagtTGAAAACGATACGCAATAAGGCGGCACAGCG cacacaacaacaacagcaaaaggagGCTAGTGTACAGCATGCAGAGAATCATGCTACAGAATCTTCGGCGGTGGTTATACAGAAGATTTGGCGCGGCTATCGTACACGCAAGAAAACCAAGTATATCGCCGAGAAGCTGCTCAAGATACGCACACACGAGTATATTGA TAAGCTAACCAAAGATATGGAGCTGACCAAAGCGCAGCTGGAGAATGAACGCAAGATACAGCAGCTACAAATGCAGGCTATAAATGCGTTGTGGAAGAAGGTCTCCACCATGCAGGGTGGCGCAACCGTCAGTAGTGCCACAACCAGTTTGGGTGATAGCACAGCTACAGCGGCTGCGGATAGCAGTAATGTCAGCGTTTCGACGGAGTGTGGGCGTACCTTAGCGCTGGATAACAGCTCCACCGCGGCGGTACATGACTTGGCCAAGACATGTACAATGCTTACCAATCAG GTGCAACAACTGCAAGGCTCCATGCGTGACATACTCAACTGCCTAACGTTATTCTGCAACTTGCCACAGGAGAATGTCAAGAAATTGCTGTCAGCCGGAGTCGCAGACGCACTTGCCACCAATGAGAAACGTGATTGCGCTGCTACGCAAACGGAAATCGTCGCTGTGCATACGCCACAAATTGAGAATCAAAGTAATTTCCCATTCTCGAAAATACGCCCATCAACGTTGCCGCTGGACAAGCAGAAATGTGGTGTGGGTGGTGCCGGTCAACAGCAGTCAGTCTCAACGGGTGTTGGTTGTTACTTACAGCATGAACAAATCGCCGAGGATAGTGAGCCGGCAGAGCAATTCAATGAGAGCGGCATACAGAGTGAGGATGTGTGCAGCGTGGCTGAGTTGGGCGATACGTGCGGTGAGAAATCCGATGGTGGCAAGGAGTAA
- the LOC105216399 gene encoding uncharacterized protein LOC105216399 — translation MAPAFEGRTFVNGGMLRKFDGQNVSIFLRIEEEAGTNLVGMSTDKQKIRVKLQDVTGGRTGSWVEIIGKPMGSDVIEAKESILFAEDDPELDEEAYNMMVEFLNNCKELYKSG, via the exons ATGGCACCAGCTTTCGAGGGACGTACATTCGTGAATGGTGGCATGCTGCGTAAATTCGATGGCCAAAATGTGAGCATATTTCTGCGCATCGAAGAGGAAGCCGGCACCAATCTTGTGGGCATGTCGACGGACAAACAAAAAATTCGTGTAAAATTGCAGGATGTGACCGGTGGACGCACCGGCAGTTGGGTGGAAATCATTGGCAAACCAATGGGTAGTGATGTTATCGAAGCCAAAgag TCCATTTTATTTGCGGAAGATGATCCCGAACTCGATGAGGAAGCTTACAATATGATGGTAGAGTTTTTAAACAACTGCAAGGAGCTTTACAAAAGTGGTTAA
- the LOC105216397 gene encoding uncharacterized protein LOC105216397, which translates to MDSTEEYRTQWKNNFLDHMKSKLHTSTGQSCQEHTNYMSKLPEFEKYKQQRRQAQHTSGGDADRAIYEHFPTHSSQADSYRGSTYNESSNFNRHYQTKSKQAAAMPMSSTANSHKMHGMDNNVYLYETDSNMGGVGPGSEESTKSQKSSKTVVSKKSSHELRKMVKSQCKLHEVIDETLKQMCTTEPYTYSEGANSSMKEQTAQMGLQKTPGSCKRCTDKVYTRSSQKDVMTEMSKGDFLECRSGDTLTISVDDVVNSKVINPMIRKLQRMYLNNLREEMSLMEDLERLPHKVNEVYKATIFKQKE; encoded by the exons ATGGACAGTACTGAGGAATATCGTACACAatggaaaaacaattttttggacCATATGAAATCGAAATTACAT ACAAGTACAGGACAGTCATGTCAAGAGCACACGAATTACATGAGCAAATTGCCCGAATTTGAAAAGTACAAGCAACAACGCCGGCAAGCGCAGCACACGAGCGGTGGCGATGCAGATCGGGCGATCTATGAACATTTTCCCACGCATAGCAGTCAAGCTGATAGTTATCGTGGCAGTACCTACAATGAGAGCAGCAATTTTAATCGTCATTATCAGACCAAATCGAAACAAGCGGCGGCAATGCCGATGTCTAGTACCGCTAACTCACACAAAATGCATGGCATGGataataatgtatatttatacgaGACTGATTCGAATATGGGTGGCGTTGGACCGGGTTCCGAGGAGAGCACTAAATCGCAGAAGTCATCAAAAACAGTGGTTAGCAAAAAGAGTTCACATGAACTACGCAAAATGGTGAAATCACAGTGTAAGCTACACGAAGTGATCGATGAGACTTTGAAGCAAATGTGTACCACGGAACCGTATACTTACTCCGAGGGCGCTAATTCTAGCATGAAAGAACAGACTGCACAAATGGGTTTGCAGAAAACACCGGGCTCATGCAAGCGTTGCACCGATAAAGTGTATACACGTTCAAGCCAAAAAGATGTGATGACTGAAATGTCTAAAGGTGACTTTCTTGAATGTCGCTCAGGCGATACGCTAACCATATCGGTGGATGATGTTGTCAACTCTAAAGTGATTAATCCGATGATACGTAAGCTACAACGCATGTATCTTAACAATTTGCGTGAAGAGATGTCACTAATGGAAGATTTGGAACGTTTGCCACATAAAGTAAATGAGGTTTACAAAGCCACCATATTTAAACAGAAGGAATAA
- the LOC105216396 gene encoding uncharacterized protein LOC105216396 isoform X1 — translation MEKILRQVKSFFKALICFLIACCLLPMVILSFVCVHYSDELVNYVLSIKYPTLTISKSKKIRTFIDTPRNAGIFHFLLQIKGQCDFEQIKSYYTENLTDARDKAGYLRFPKLRQKLVTCWGHYAWVNDNSSFNINNHVVLSARTHRGRPVSDSNIQDFVSELATKYIPSDLPQWQVIIIPTASTTTTTVTTTEAGNESSTTTTQAMDDHYYVLVKVHHLIIAEEEDLHISELLMLQENGRKPQIDMDQFGGRKKAQALSYFVREPVHIRRLLNHIGAQIVNAWNAFIYEFESLETPDGYRPVHITNVTQLLSVLLIVSVNVCIDYRRTMQLRQKLRRRYNVQKDNYGRLRIFTMLLLKEIERRNLSWQAAWKAVCTSWHPTNIVKSWTKFLWRLNINNTVLLPYRIYCELMAIRELIFRGQTHLTHTHVGRISIYLPMVLYAQIEFFKICYEIFKAPVNIYEELFVKPTKEANILQLKSYSGRKIVSFSKSINAAELRQRHHFNAASCESDFILACLAGALRDYFAVHSSQAPVPQVLNTTCRTIAKGYFTEKSGNKAENIGGVVFLQLPLQSPGSELTHKVHTIVEDIRRKQIMIYLASLGQTRFDLLTALMPRVLTKVCLNFFSHNFPVTITEIHGATSDFQTLWGHVVEDVLLFRPPQSKTCLSLNIHRFGDRYRLAIMADTQLGPDHSQISRAFENYIETVAL, via the exons ATGGAAAA AATACTTCGTCAAGTAAAATCATTTTTCAAAGCGTTAATATGTTTCCTAATCGCCTGCTGCCTGTTGCCGATGGTTATATTGTcctttgtat GTGTCCACTACAGTGATGAGTTGGTTAATTATGTGCTTAGCATCAAATACCCCACGCTCACCATCTCCAAATCGAAGAAGATTCGTACTTTTATCGATACACCACGCAATGCGGGAATATTTCACTTTCTTCTTCAAATTAAAGGTCAGTGTGACTTTGAACAAATAAAATCTTACTACACCGAGAATTTGACGGATGCACGCGACAAGGCTGGCTATTTGCGTTTTCCGAAATTACGTCAAAAATTGGTGACCTGTTGGGGTCACTACGCTTGGGTGAATGATAATAG TTCCTTTAATATAAACAATCATGTTGTACTCAGTGCACGTACGCATCGCGGACGTCCAGTGAGCGACAGTAACATACAAGACTTCGTTAGCGAATTGGCCACTAAATACATACCGTCCGACTTGCCGCAATGGCAAGTAATCATTATACCAACTGCATCGACTACCACCACCACAGTAACTACAACAGAGGCTGGAAACGAGAGCTCGACTACTACGACACAAGCCATG GACGATCACTACTATGTGCTCGTGAAAGTACACCATCTAATCATAGCCGAAGAGGAGGATCTACACATCAGCGAACTCTTAATGCTGCAGGAAAATGGACGCAAACCGCAGATAGATATGGATCAGTTCGGTGGTAGAAAGAAGGCACAAGCGCTATCCTATTTCGTGCGCGAACCTGTGCACATACGACGTCTACTCAATCACATTGGCGCGCAGATTGTGAATGCTTGGAATGCTTTCATCTATGAGTTTGAGTCGCTGGAGACACCAGATGGCTACAGACCCGTGCATATCACCAACGTGACGCAGTTGCTGTCGGTGTTGCTGATCGTCAGCGTGAATGTGTGCATCGATTATAGGCGCACAATGCAATTGCGTCAGAAGCTGCGACGACGTTACAATGTGCAAAAGGACAATTATGGACGTTTGAGAATATTCACGATGCTGCTCCTGAAGGAGATCGAACGACGCAATCTCTCATGGCAGGCCGCTTGGAAGGCGGTCTGCACTTCGTGGCATCCAACGAATATTGTGAAATCGTGGACGAAATTCTTGTGGCGTCTCAACATCAACAATACCGTATTGTTGCCCTATCGCATCTACTGCGAACTGATGGCGATACGCGAGCTCATATTCAGAGGTCAAACTCACCTCACGCACACACATGTGGGACGCATCTCGATATATCTACCAATGGTGTTGTATGCACAAATCGAATTCTTTAAGATTTGCTATGAAATCTTCAAAGCGCCGGTGAATATCTACGAAGAACTCTTTGTTAAACCCACCAAAGAAGCGAATATACTACAATTGAAGTCATATTCAGGACGTAAAATCGTTTCATTCTCGAAATCCATCAATGCGGCTGAACTGCGTCAACGTCATCATTTCAATGCGGCTTCATGTGAATCCGACTTCATATTGGCCTGTCTCGCGGGCGCCTTACGTGACTACTTTGCGGTGCATAGCAGTCAGGCGCCAGTACCACAGGTGCTCAATACTACCTGTCGCACCATTGCGAAGGGTTATTTCACCGAGAAGTCAGGCAATAAAGCCGAAAATATTGGTGGTGTAGTCTTTCTACAATTACCGCTGCAGTCGCCCGGCAGTGAACTTACGCATAAAGTGCATACGATTGTGGAGGATATACGACGCAAGCAAATCATGATCTATCTGGCGTCGTTGGGACAGACACGTTTCGATCTGCTGACCGCTTTGATGCCGCGTGTCTTGACGAAAGTCTGTTTGAATTTCTTCTCACACAATTTTCCCGTTACTATTACGGAGATACATGGCGCTACATCCGATTTCCAAACACTCTGGGGTCATGTGGTGGAGGATGTGTTGCTCTTCAGACCGCCTCAATCGAAAACTT GTCTATCTTTGAATATTCATCGCTTTGGCGATCGATATCGTTTGGCGATAATGGCTGACACCCAACTGGGTCCGGATCATTCTCAAATATCTCGtgcatttgaaaattatattgaaacagTGGCACTTTGA
- the LOC105216396 gene encoding uncharacterized protein LOC105216396 isoform X2, translating into MFPNRLLPVADGYIVLCVHYSDELVNYVLSIKYPTLTISKSKKIRTFIDTPRNAGIFHFLLQIKGQCDFEQIKSYYTENLTDARDKAGYLRFPKLRQKLVTCWGHYAWVNDNSSFNINNHVVLSARTHRGRPVSDSNIQDFVSELATKYIPSDLPQWQVIIIPTASTTTTTVTTTEAGNESSTTTTQAMDDHYYVLVKVHHLIIAEEEDLHISELLMLQENGRKPQIDMDQFGGRKKAQALSYFVREPVHIRRLLNHIGAQIVNAWNAFIYEFESLETPDGYRPVHITNVTQLLSVLLIVSVNVCIDYRRTMQLRQKLRRRYNVQKDNYGRLRIFTMLLLKEIERRNLSWQAAWKAVCTSWHPTNIVKSWTKFLWRLNINNTVLLPYRIYCELMAIRELIFRGQTHLTHTHVGRISIYLPMVLYAQIEFFKICYEIFKAPVNIYEELFVKPTKEANILQLKSYSGRKIVSFSKSINAAELRQRHHFNAASCESDFILACLAGALRDYFAVHSSQAPVPQVLNTTCRTIAKGYFTEKSGNKAENIGGVVFLQLPLQSPGSELTHKVHTIVEDIRRKQIMIYLASLGQTRFDLLTALMPRVLTKVCLNFFSHNFPVTITEIHGATSDFQTLWGHVVEDVLLFRPPQSKTCLSLNIHRFGDRYRLAIMADTQLGPDHSQISRAFENYIETVAL; encoded by the exons ATGTTTCCTAATCGCCTGCTGCCTGTTGCCGATGGTTATATTGTccttt GTGTCCACTACAGTGATGAGTTGGTTAATTATGTGCTTAGCATCAAATACCCCACGCTCACCATCTCCAAATCGAAGAAGATTCGTACTTTTATCGATACACCACGCAATGCGGGAATATTTCACTTTCTTCTTCAAATTAAAGGTCAGTGTGACTTTGAACAAATAAAATCTTACTACACCGAGAATTTGACGGATGCACGCGACAAGGCTGGCTATTTGCGTTTTCCGAAATTACGTCAAAAATTGGTGACCTGTTGGGGTCACTACGCTTGGGTGAATGATAATAG TTCCTTTAATATAAACAATCATGTTGTACTCAGTGCACGTACGCATCGCGGACGTCCAGTGAGCGACAGTAACATACAAGACTTCGTTAGCGAATTGGCCACTAAATACATACCGTCCGACTTGCCGCAATGGCAAGTAATCATTATACCAACTGCATCGACTACCACCACCACAGTAACTACAACAGAGGCTGGAAACGAGAGCTCGACTACTACGACACAAGCCATG GACGATCACTACTATGTGCTCGTGAAAGTACACCATCTAATCATAGCCGAAGAGGAGGATCTACACATCAGCGAACTCTTAATGCTGCAGGAAAATGGACGCAAACCGCAGATAGATATGGATCAGTTCGGTGGTAGAAAGAAGGCACAAGCGCTATCCTATTTCGTGCGCGAACCTGTGCACATACGACGTCTACTCAATCACATTGGCGCGCAGATTGTGAATGCTTGGAATGCTTTCATCTATGAGTTTGAGTCGCTGGAGACACCAGATGGCTACAGACCCGTGCATATCACCAACGTGACGCAGTTGCTGTCGGTGTTGCTGATCGTCAGCGTGAATGTGTGCATCGATTATAGGCGCACAATGCAATTGCGTCAGAAGCTGCGACGACGTTACAATGTGCAAAAGGACAATTATGGACGTTTGAGAATATTCACGATGCTGCTCCTGAAGGAGATCGAACGACGCAATCTCTCATGGCAGGCCGCTTGGAAGGCGGTCTGCACTTCGTGGCATCCAACGAATATTGTGAAATCGTGGACGAAATTCTTGTGGCGTCTCAACATCAACAATACCGTATTGTTGCCCTATCGCATCTACTGCGAACTGATGGCGATACGCGAGCTCATATTCAGAGGTCAAACTCACCTCACGCACACACATGTGGGACGCATCTCGATATATCTACCAATGGTGTTGTATGCACAAATCGAATTCTTTAAGATTTGCTATGAAATCTTCAAAGCGCCGGTGAATATCTACGAAGAACTCTTTGTTAAACCCACCAAAGAAGCGAATATACTACAATTGAAGTCATATTCAGGACGTAAAATCGTTTCATTCTCGAAATCCATCAATGCGGCTGAACTGCGTCAACGTCATCATTTCAATGCGGCTTCATGTGAATCCGACTTCATATTGGCCTGTCTCGCGGGCGCCTTACGTGACTACTTTGCGGTGCATAGCAGTCAGGCGCCAGTACCACAGGTGCTCAATACTACCTGTCGCACCATTGCGAAGGGTTATTTCACCGAGAAGTCAGGCAATAAAGCCGAAAATATTGGTGGTGTAGTCTTTCTACAATTACCGCTGCAGTCGCCCGGCAGTGAACTTACGCATAAAGTGCATACGATTGTGGAGGATATACGACGCAAGCAAATCATGATCTATCTGGCGTCGTTGGGACAGACACGTTTCGATCTGCTGACCGCTTTGATGCCGCGTGTCTTGACGAAAGTCTGTTTGAATTTCTTCTCACACAATTTTCCCGTTACTATTACGGAGATACATGGCGCTACATCCGATTTCCAAACACTCTGGGGTCATGTGGTGGAGGATGTGTTGCTCTTCAGACCGCCTCAATCGAAAACTT GTCTATCTTTGAATATTCATCGCTTTGGCGATCGATATCGTTTGGCGATAATGGCTGACACCCAACTGGGTCCGGATCATTCTCAAATATCTCGtgcatttgaaaattatattgaaacagTGGCACTTTGA